aagaaaatgtcacaaTTCATTTAGCCAAATGCAGTGACATAACTGCTTCTTCCCTTAATCTAAGTAGCTGTTTATTCCAGCATATTACCACTCTAAATGAATTTATCCTCTTTTCTCTGGATTTTTTCCAACAAGTTCATAAGCGTAAGTGAATAAAAAAGAATCTTAGTTATTCCCATACAGATAATTTCTCAGTAAGAAATGAAATCCCAGATGCTCTTTTGGCACAGGCCTCCTCAGCTGTAAACTGTAGTCTATAACCTATTGATGTTTATTCCTAGTACTGAAAACAGCAATCAAAATATGCTGCCAAAGCTTCCTAATGATAGCCAGAAATTTCACACTGAGTGCACACAGTTATGGAGGAGTAGGTGGCCACAGTTTTCCACCAGATGAACTGACACAGTCTGTCACTGCAGGTTGCGACTCCAGATGAGCagcttgtttctgtgttttttgctAAAGTCTGTATGCAAGTACAGCTGTCTGGACTCTCTTGCCTGACAGAAGGCACTGCACAGATAGCTCCTATgcttcattaatttatttcttaaccATTCATAGCCGAATTTCTTTCTGTAGCTACCATAAAATGGTTCCAGGGCCAAGAAGCCAGATACTGGATTTTTCACTTTATTATATTCACTATCTTAATTGTTCCACTTACAGTGATAGCATCTCACAGTGTCAGAAGTGTAAGGCAGATCTCAATATTATGcttcacttctgtttctgcatTATGCTTTATCTTCCTGTCCTCTGgtcctttgaaaaaaagaaaaaaaaaaaaaagaagaaaaaaaaccaaacaaacccacacttTGTTCACCTCTGTATTTCTCcctgtttttgaaaatattttttcattcttatgCTCCACATGCTATCACAATTTTTTCACCTGAATAGCCTGAAAGGAAAGTGAACTCTAAATAAAAGCACGTTTAAATTCTCTTTTGGTATTATTTAAGATAAGGGACACCTAACATAAGGTAAGATTAGAGTTTGCAGCTTGAATTTTTAGGCAGATGACTTCCACAACTTTTCTTGGAATGTCATTGTTAAATACTGTTTATGAAATTCACCTTAAAAAATTGTCACAGTTATAAAGATAGCTAGGGGACAAAACCTACAAGACTGGGCTGGAAGAGAACAAGGTCTTCTGCGGGAATGTGATCAGGGCAGAGACTGGAGGAGTGGGAAGGTGCAGGAAAGGTCAGTACACATAAACACAGCTGGTCAGGGCACAGTTGGGCAAGTACCCAGGTGCTGCCTCTTCATTCTTTCTTAGCACCAGAGCAGTTACACAAACATGACTTAGTATCCACTTGGTACAATGCAAAGTGAATTTTACACTGAGTTTACTGACTTGTAATTATTGctattaaaaactaaattatGTCAATCCCTGAGGTGCACGTGTAATAGGAAATAACGCGTACGTTATTTCCTTCAACGCAGCACAACTTTTGAAAAAGTTACTGTCCTCTCCAGAGATCTTTAGCAAGTGTTCTACATGGAAATCAATTTTTTGCACCTAAAAGCAAGACTTCCTCTTTTGATGGCTGGGTTTTATAATTTTTGTTGCAAGCAAAAAGCTGTTTACTTATAAGAagtaaatttcctttttttgcaaCCAAACTATATTTCTTCACACTGAAAGATGCAGATACCAGAAGTAGGAAGTTATCCCTTTGATTCTACACAACTCTGGCAGCTGATAAGgattttttctccatttcaacACTTATGCAAATAAAAACGCTTAGCAGAGATAGCGACAACACTTCTAAAAACCAAACCatacaaacataaaaaacaaactgtaaatTGTAAATGCAAACTATAACTTTTATATCAAAATTAAGTGACTCAAggtgttaattttatttatatttttcaaaaagacaACTCTGAGTGCCTGCCATAATACACAGATGTCATTCCCCTTGTCTATGTGTCTATGGAGCACCCCTGCAAAACGTTCACAAAATGTCCCCTGGGCAATCAGCTCCGCAACTCGCCCGTTCCCGTCACAAGATGGCAGTCCCCCCGCACCGCTTCCCTCACCTCTCTGGAGTGCCACCACTTAAACACCTTCGCCTTCGGGGCTTCTGAGGGCCTCTTATCACTCTCCCTCCTGGAAACTAGAGAAAACCACCTTCTTTCCTGATGAACCCtttgattattttcctttttgattgCTATCCCGTATGAAAAACCAGAGGCAGAAGCCAGGCCGCAGTGGGCAGGCACGGGACCTGTCGGTCGCCctggcaggctggagctggaaaCACAGACTGTACACAGCACTCTAACTGAAAACCTTGTCATTTCAGCACTTAATTAATTTGATATAAAGTCCCGCCGACCCATTGATTGAACATCACAGGGATCAGAAGTAAATTAACCGTGGTCATCCAAGTCCCACGCATGCCTGTTGCCAGGCAAAACCAGGCGTTTTCCCTCAAGCGAGCTCCTCTGgctttgccttttatttcttgACCAGATTACAGATCAGTCCAAAACTCTGTTTTGCTTACGTTAATTTACTAGTTGTACCTTATATCTAATTTATAGTTGACATAGGGCCTGATGAAACAGTTCTGTCCCCTGCCTCCCTAGAGGGGGCTCTTCTCTAACCTGCTCCGCCTCTGCCCCCGCCGGTGGCCGCAGCGGGGCCCGCCCAGGCCCGCCCAGGCCGCGCCGCCGCACGGCGGAGGGGAGCGGGGCAAGTCTCCAACACAGCCCCTGGGAGCAAGCCTGGCCCTGGCTCGCAGCTGTAACTTCAGCTGCAGGCAAAGGAAGGTGGCAACtccaggcagagagagagatgatATAAAGAGAAGGTTAATTGTAAtaagggctgcaggaggaggaaagccaGCCGCTAAACCGAGTCTGCTATGAGTGCGTACATATGCTGACAGAAAAATTTCCTTCCAAGACAAAGGAAACATGAAATACTACACAGGGGGAGCAGTTACCTAATAGTTCTTCGTGCTTTCTTCACTACTGATGCTGCAGAGGAAGTTAAGCAACAAAAACTCGCATCCCTGCACTGCAACTTAAGCAACACCCTGGGTAACTTCAGCCAGCACAAGGAGCTCTTATTTCACCAGCATAGGCATTTATGTAAAAAAAGCACCATGAGCATACATGGGGCTTGCAATAAAAATGGACATCTGTTGAGTCTCCCATGTCAGAGCAGCAAGCAGATCTAcgtgcagaaaataaaaagagcattCCTGTTCCTGCTACGAGGCTTAAAAACATGGCAGGTTTTgtaatttcctttgaaattatgttttccCAGAGGAGAATTTGGCCATAGCACATGCAACTTCATTGCATCTTGCCCTCTGCATAGATGGATTGTCTGTAAGCAATCTCTAAAATTATCTGAACTCCATTATATCtatctaaaattatttttttagttgatTGCATAAAGTATCTCCTGTTTTCTGTGCCATAAGCGTTAATGAAGAAATATAACTGAACTGTTTTCCCTAAGATGAATTCCATCCATCATCAACAGTTACTTACAAATTCACTATTAAGTCAATTGGAGCATAATCCCAGATATGCAGGTTCTTCCCAAACATATTTTGCTGCACTGATGCTGTCACACTACCTAAGCTTCACTCTGACAGGTGAAGAGCTCCAACCTGCAGCCTCCTTCCCATGCTCAGGGATCAGGagagaatttatttattaagagGCAAAGCAGTAGTACTTGCTACTCCCTTTCATGACAGTTCAGCACTGACAACCAAaggtttctttaaaataaagtaactaATTTTTCCTGGCTAGCACTGCTTAGGTATCCACAGTAATGAGAAAGGTTCTTGGTGCTGCTGATCTCGATTGACCTTTTGTTGCCAGCTGGCCCTAATCTTGCTCTTTAATTTTCTATGAACTGACACAAAGTTCAGTCATTTCTGCTGGTTTCCAtgcaaatacttcatttttgcTACTCTTTCATAGTCAACATTTCTTCCACTTGTATTCAATGTAAGATTATTGACCTAGCAGCAGTAACCTAATACACATTGTAATAAGGTTACAAAGAATAATGAATCTCCAGTTCTCATTTCTGCCAAAGGAAGgctctttttgttgttgctttagCATAAGGAGAGTATTGCTCTGAATTGTACCTGCTTCTCTGAATAGTTGCAGTTGGCcaactcaagaaaaaaaagaaaaaagtcaacCAAGTAAAAATCCCTTAAAAACTAGCAgctttggtgtttggttttgttttgtgttcatTTCAGGAGAACTGTCCAGAAGACTtcagcaaaaatgtttttctacatATTACTTCTTGGCATTGTGTCTCTGTGGTGGCATTGGAGGGTGAGAGACAGGATGAAGGTTACAAATCTCACCGGAAAATACATATTCATCACAGGATGTGACACAGGATTTGGAAATATGGCAGCAAAGATTTTTGATAAAAAGGGATTCCGTGTTTTTGCCAGCTGTCTGACTGAAAAAGGAGCCAAAGAGCTAGAAGCTGTGACCTCAAAGCAGCTTCAGACAGTGCTGCTAGATGTGAGAGATTCAGCCAGTGTTAAGAAAGTGGCTGCATGGGTCAAAGACAAAGTTCAGACAGAAGGTGAGTGCCAgatctgtcttaaaaaaaaaaaaaaaaaaaggcagcaataGAGTTTTCCTGAAAATACCAGGCTATGTTCACAGCTTATTTTGACATTTGACAAGTGCATGGATGTTTTGTTACCTTCCAGAAAACATGGAAGAAGATTCTTACTAGAGGGATGTTTTATACATGTAGTTAGTGGTAGGTAAATATTTGGGAATATGCTCAAAAAAGTCAGGCTTATTGATACATCATTGTAAGAACAGAAATCCAGTCACTAGGACTGTTTGCACTCCTATGCATATCTGGGTTACAACACGAGTGCTCAGCACTTCCCATGCTGTGTCACCCAGCTAGggaacaaattaaataaatgctgcATAACAAGCATAAAGagttcttaatttaaaaattgaatatATATAGTAAATTACTTGTAAGTAATCACACATTCTGCCAAAAGCAAGAATTACATTTGAACTCTATTGAATAAATCTTAATCTGTTTTAGAATACTGCTTGTAGACcatctgaaaaatataaaaatcctgTATCTCTGACCCAACACATTGCACAAGAGAGGATGCTGCTGGCATTACTGGATGTAATTGCTTTCAGTAGAAATGGTATTGCAGTAGAGTTTACAAAGGCCTGAGATCCTATGGGCCGTATTCTGCTAACTTTGAGTCTTAAATCTGCTCTGTTATGGTGTGCCATAGTACCATACTTAACACTAAATTCCAATCTCCATTTGATCTTTCATAGCTTCATAAAATTGTTCATAAATTGCTAAACTGCATTTATTTGAAACTGTGCTTGATTTTGggccaaaaattattttctccccaAGAAAACCTATTAGTTAGCTCAGACCAGCGAAAGTATTAATTCACAGAACTAACAGCTGATACAAGAAAagaactgtttttccttttttgtattttccccTCCCACTACTGCCCTTTCTCCCATAAAAAGTCAACACCACACCCTGTCCAAAATGCTGTGGTAGGGGAGAGATTACACAAAGGGTGATGGAAAGCATGGTGATAAAACCTGAACACTGAGAATAAAGCTGAATACTGCAGGATACTCTCAAGCAATCCCTCCAAATCTTCATTCCCTTCTTTGACCTTCACGGATTTTTTATGAAGTCTCACCCAGTTCAATTAATCTGatgcattaaattaaaatttgcttCCTgacttccttcttcttcttttccctaCAGGTCTCTGGGGACTTGTCAATAATGCTGGGATTATGGGGCCATCAGCTCCTACAGACTGGTTGGATATTGAGCACTTCAGAGAACCAATTGAAGTTAATTTAATTGGACTTATAAATGTTACAATAAATATGCTTCCCTtagtaaaaaaagcaaaaggaagggTAGTAAATATATCCAGTGTTGGAGGTTGCCTAGCATTCTGTGGTGGAGGCTATTTTCCTTCAAAGTTTGGAGTAGAAGGATTTAACGACAGCTTAAGGTATAGCACTATGAGGAAAGaccactctttttttcctaaggtcAGATACTAACTGAAAACTGGCACATGCAGAATAGGAGCTGATTTACAATCCTGGCATTTGATATAAAATTGAAAAACGTGAGACAGTTTGGACTAAATCTTcttaaaagttattttgctCAACACAGATTATGCCATTTCTGAAATGGTACAAAGACTGCTGGGGACAAAAGCTTGTTTTCAAGTATTATCGCAGTGTAGTTACAATTCCTATGGATTTGCAACTAGCCTAACTTAGTGTGCACAGAGACCTTACTGCAGATGAATCTCCACTCAAGAGAACTCAGATGTCTTTGCAATATGAACCTAATTCTCCTAATTGAAAAGTGCACCTAAAAACTTGAAGTAGCCATCCATCCAGAAAAAATACATACCATGACTTACTGCATGATTGTAACTTTTGTCTATGCTTTGTTGTCTGAAGTGTTTTCTCTTAACTATACCGATCATTAGAGTGATCTAGAGATCATAGCAACTAATCCTGGGGACCACCATAGCTTCTTGTAACATAGGGaacaatttctgtgttttagaTATTAGACACTCACTGATACAAATGGAGCCAGAAGGAACTGTACCAATCTGGAGCATCAGGCCAGAGATCGAGAAGGATTCCCTAAAACATGTTAAATGGCCATACATAATTTAAATGGCTGTACATAATTGTATTTAGGCAGCCAGTCAGTCTTACTGACAAGTCAGATAACTAATGAGCTACTGCAGGGTGAACTAGGATGTGAAATACACTATGCCAGCTACTGCATAGTCACTGCCCGTGCATGTTCTCACTCTATGAAGCGGGTAAGATAATTCATCCCTCTTTCATTTAGGGATAACAAGCTGAAATTTCAGAACCATAAACAAACCTTACTGTATTTGTGTGCTAGTGTGCCAtgtaaagacagaaataaaagtgttagtatagaataaaaaaaccccacaatattaataataatgtcTAATGTGATTAAATTGTTGGGCTGTCTTTGCAGGAGAGACATGAAAGCTTTTGGAGTTAAAGTTTGTTGCATTCAACCTGGACTGTTCAAAACAGCATTAACCAATCCAGCAAAGATCATGAAAGAGAAGGAGGTTATTTGGAATAAGCTTCCCTCTGATGTTAAAAAGCAATATGGAGAGGAGTATTTTCAGAAAGGTGCGACAACTTCCAGACATTTATATCAAAAGCAGCAATGCATTTCACGCTGAGAAAGCTTTGCAAAGTAATGTTCTATAGTCTAACTGTGGAGACTTTTTGGAAAAACAGTAATGTCAAACTTCTCAAAAGTATCTGAATTGCAATATGACTATCTGCACAAAAAACTTGTTCTGGGAAGCTTTATTCAAATCTTAGTTAAAGATTAATTATTCATATTGGCATGAAGCTTTTGAACAAATTCCCAAGCAGAAAATCTTTTATCTGATGATGTAATCAATGTGCTTGATGTGGTTTCTTGTCattattgtttatttatttagtaatCAAATAAGGATCAATTCCATTTGCTTCTGCTAGCTCCACTGGTGATAAGCCCATTCAAGACCTGTCTGACAGGCACTTGCTAAGCCTGCTTGAATAGGGGCTGCTTAATTTTTGATCCTTGGACTTTCTTGTCCCTCAAATTCTTTTTTACAATTGTTTCACAACTTTCCACAAATCAATTTCCTTACTAAAATAGACTTATTTACAACTACAGCATTTCTGTTTCCCTTTGCCTCTTATATAGTTATGTTTATTCTGAGCTCCTGTCAATGCTGGTTGCCTGTACTCAAACCATACAAACCCAGTTTTGCCATGACTGTTCCACAGTTAAGTGTAACTAGAATGTTCTTGGGGT
This is a stretch of genomic DNA from Apus apus isolate bApuApu2 chromosome 6, bApuApu2.pri.cur, whole genome shotgun sequence. It encodes these proteins:
- the DHRS9 gene encoding dehydrogenase/reductase SDR family member 9, with the translated sequence MFFYILLLGIVSLWWHWRVRDRMKVTNLTGKYIFITGCDTGFGNMAAKIFDKKGFRVFASCLTEKGAKELEAVTSKQLQTVLLDVRDSASVKKVAAWVKDKVQTEGLWGLVNNAGIMGPSAPTDWLDIEHFREPIEVNLIGLINVTINMLPLVKKAKGRVVNISSVGGCLAFCGGGYFPSKFGVEGFNDSLRRDMKAFGVKVCCIQPGLFKTALTNPAKIMKEKEVIWNKLPSDVKKQYGEEYFQKDAAKKQKLSKICLNEDISPVVQCMEHALTSLHPRAHYVVGQDAKFLWNPLSRMPAVVQDFLLLRNRVELAVSHAK